The sequence GTCCGACGGCGGGGACGGGGCCGGTCGGCGGCTCGTGCTCGCGGGGTTGCTGCTCGCCCTGTGCGGCGCGGGTGTCGCGCTCGGCGACGTCATGCTGCACCGCACGGCCGTCACCAACTGGATCACCGCCGCGGCGCGCATCCAGCAGCTCCTCATCCGCAAGAGCGCGGAGCTGGGCTCGACACTCACCCGCAGGGTCGCGGCGGGAGAAGTCGTAGCGGTTTCCACAGGTGATGTCGAGAAGATCGGATGGTTCGTCGAGGCGCTCTCGCGCTTCATGGCGGCGGCGCTCACCGTCGTCCTCATCTGCGTGGGGCTCTTCTTCTACGAGCCGCACCTCGCGCTCGTCGTCGCGATCGGCGCACCTGTCGTGGCGCTGTCGGTCCTGCCGCTCCTGCCGCCCTCGGTGCGCCGCGCCGACGTCCAGCGCGAGAAGGCGGGGCGCGCGACGGAACTCGCCTCGGACACCGTGGCCGGGCTGCGGGTGCTGCGCGGCATCGGCGGCGAGGAGCTGTTCCTCGGCCGTTACCGGGCGGCCTCGCAGGAGGTGCGCGGCGCCGCCGTGCGCAGCGCGCGGCTGTGGTCGCTCATCGCGGCGGTGCAGGTGCTCATCCCGGGGCTGCTGCTCATCGCGGTGGTCTGGTACGGGGTGCGGCTCGCGCGCGAGGGCACCGTGTCGGTCGGGGAACTCGTCACCGTGTACAGCATGGTGACGCTGCTCGCGTGGCCGATGCGCCACTTCGAGGAGATCGCCATGGCCTACTCCTTCTCGCGTCCCTCGGCGCGGCGCGCGGCGCGCGTGCTGGCGCTGCGGCGGGTCGCGGAGCCCGCGGGCGGGCAGGCGGAGTCCCCGGGCGGGGGATCGGGTACGGGTATGTCCGACGCCGTGGCGTACGCGGGCCTCGCCGAGCTGTACGACCCGCTGACCGGGCTCCGGGTGCCCGAGGGACGGCTCACGGCCGTCGTGTGCGGGGACCCGGACGCCGCGGGACGCCTGGCCGACCGGCTCGGCGGCCACTCCCCCGAGCACGTGGCCGAGCCCTCCGTACTCCTCGGCACCGTGGCCCTCGACGGGCTGCCGCTCGCCGAGGCGCGACGCGTCGTGCTCGTACAGGACAAGGACCCCGTGCTGCTCTCGGGGACGTTGCGGGAACTGCTCGACGTGCCCTCCTCCGGTGCCGTCGCGCCCGCCGCGGCGCTCGCGGCGGCGCAGTGCGCTGACGTGCTCGCGGCGCTCGCGCAGGCCGACCCCGATCCGGGGGCGAGCGGCGGCGATCCGCTGCGGACCCGGATCACCGAGCGCGGCAGGTCGCTCTCGGGCGGCCAGCGGCAGCGGCTCGCGCTCGCGCGCTCCCTCGTCGCCGACCCGGACGTCCTCGTGCTCGACGAGCCGACCTCGGCCGTCGACGCGCACACCGAGTCCCGTATCGCGGGCGGCCTCGCCGCGCTGCGCGCGGGCCGCACCACCGTCGTCCTCACCTCGTCGCCGCTGCTGCTCGACGCGGCCGACCGGGTTGTGCTCGTCCTCGGCGACACGGTCGTGGCCGAGGGCGCGCACCGCGAACTGCTCGCCGCCGAACCGCGCTACCGGGCGGTCGTGACCCGCGAGACCGACGAGGAGAGGGCTGATCCCGGCACGCCGCGCGAGGTCGAGGCCGGCATCGAGGTCGAGGTCGTGGAGAGCCGGAGCGCGGTCGACGGCCCCGCCGGGGGCGCCGTCGTGACGGCTCCCGCCGATGAACTGCCCGGCAAGGACACCGTACGGATCGAGGAAACCGCATGACCGGGCCCAAGCCCCCCGCGTACGACCCGGCCGCGCCGACGACGGCCGAGACGCTGCCCGTCGGCAGCGCGGCGACCGTACGCGCCTACATCGGCGCCCTGTTCCGCCGGCACCGCACCGCCTTCGTCGTCCTCATCTCGGTGAACGCGGTCGCCGTGATCGCCTCCATGATCGGCCCGTACCTGCTCGGCGACCTCGTCGGCCGGGTCTCGGACCACGCGGACGAGATCCATCTGCCGCGCACGCTCGGCCTCTTCGCGCTCGCGCTGCTCGTGCAGACGGTGTTCATCCGGATGGTGCGGCTGCGCGGCGCGATGCTGGGTGAGGAGATGCTCGCCGACCTGCGCGAGGACTTCCTCGTACGCTCCGTGAAGCTGCCGCCCGGGGTCCTGGAGCGCGCGGGCACGGGCGACCTGCTCTCACGGATCACGACGGACATCGACCGGCTCGCCAACGCGATGCGCGAGGCGGTGCCGCAGCTCTCGATCGGGCTCGTGTGGGCGGTGCTGCTGCTCGGCGGTCTCGTCGTGACGGCGCCGCCGCTCGCGCCCGCCGTGCTCGTCGCCGTACCGCTCGCCGTCGTGGGCTGCCGCTGGTACTTCAAGCGCGCCCCCTCCGCCTACCGCTCCGAGGCGGCCGGGTACGCGGCCGTCGCCGCCGCACTCGCCGAGACGGTCGACGCGGGCCGCACGGTCGAGGCGCACCGCCTCGGCGCGCGCCGCGTCGCCCTGACGGACCAGCGGGTCTCCCAGTGGACCCGGTGGGAGAACTACACGCTCTCGCTGCGCTCCGTGCTCTTCCCGGTCATCAACGTCACGCACACCACCGTGCTCGCCTCGGTGCTCATGGTCGGCGGGGCCTTCGTGCTCCAGGGGTGGATCGACGTCGGCCAGCTGACGACCGCCGCGCTGCTCGCGCAGATGCTCGTCGAGCCGGTGGGGCTGATCCTGCGCTGGTACGACGAGTTGCAGGTCGCGCAGGTCTCGCTCGCGCGCCTGGTGGGGGTACGGGACATCGAGCCCGCCGCCGGGGACGAGAGCGTCGCGCCGCAGGGCCGCGTGCTCGACGCCGCCGACGTCCACTTCGGGTACCGGGAGGGGGTCGACGTCCTGCGCGAGGTGACGCTCGCGGTCGAGCCGGGCACCCGGCTCGCGCTCGTGGGCCCCTCGGGCGCGGGCAAGTCCACGCTCGGGCGGCTGCTCGCCGGTATCTACGCACCTCGCACGGGCGCGGTGACGCTGGGGGAAGCAGCGCTGTCGGAGATGACGGCGGAGGCGGTACGCAGCCACGTCGCGCTCGTCAACCAGGAGCACCACGTCTTCGTCGGCTCCCTGCGCGACAACCTGCGCCTCGCCAGGGCCGGAACGGATGACGAGGACCTCTGGGCGGCCCTCGCCGCCGTGGACGCGACACCGTGGGCCCGCGCGCTCGACAAGGGCCTCGACACGGAGGTGGGCTCCGGCGCGGCCACCCTGACACCCGCGCAGGCCCAGCAGATCGCACTGGCCCGACTCGTCCTGGCCGACCCGCACACCCTCGTCCTGGACGAGGCCACGTCCCTGCTCGACCCCCGCGCGGCCCGCCACCTGGAACGCTCGCTCGGCAAGGTCCTGGAGGGCCGCACAGTCGTGGCCATCGCACACCGCCTGCACACAGCACACGACGCGGACATCATCGCGGTGGTGGAGGACGGCCGCATCAGCGAGCTGGGCAGCCACGAGGAACTGGTCGCGGCGGAGGGAGCGTACGCGAGGCTCTGGGAGTCGTGGCATGGGTGAGGAGAGGGGGGTGGGGGTGTGAGGTGAGGGGGTTCGCGCGGCGGGGGCAGGAGCCTCAGGCGCGGACCTTGGAACCGGCTGCGCACGAGTCCAGGGGCCGGGCTGTCGCTCCGGGGGCTTTCGCGGGGTGCTCCTGGGAGACGGCTCGGCGCGTAGTTCTTCCTCGCAGGCGCGCGGGCCGGTTCCGGGCCAGGCTGTGAGGCGGAGCCGCTTCTCGGCGGCGTCCTGGCGGGAGGGATTCCAGGGCCCGCGCGGGCACCGAGAGCCTGCGCAGGGCCGTCGTCCCGGGACTCGCGCGCGGGGATGGTCGCCGGAGACGGCTTCACGCGCGGGGATGCTCGCCGGAGACGGCTTCGCGCGGCGGTGAACCGGGGGCGGTTTCTCGCTGAGCTGCCCCCGGAGAAAACGGTTCAGGACCGGACCCGCGTCCCTGGTGGTGGCGGGGCGGTTCTCGCCCGGGGCGGCGCGCGTGACGGTGGTCCCCGGAGGGTGTGCTGGGCGAGCGGACCGCCGTCGTAGGCGCGCGGTGCGAGGTCCGGGCTCGGGGTTTCTGCGCTGGGGGCGTGCGCGGGGCCTTGACGCCTGGGCCTTGCGCCGGGGACGTGGGCGGGGCCCGTACCCGGCGGCACCGGGCCTGTGTGGCTGTCCGGCGCGTCTCCCCTCGGACCGGGCGCGCACTCGCCCGGGGGGGGACTCCAGGCAAGCCGCGTCGTTCGGGCGCGCATCGCTCGCCCTGGTCCGGCCACGGGTACGACTTATCCGCGCCTCCGGCTGTGCACATGGACGGGGCCGGGTCAGACCACGTTGAGGGCGAAGAGGCCGCCGACCGCGCCGAGGGCCATGAAGACGGGCATGAGGATCTTCAGTTCGACCCAGCTGCCGGCCCGGAAGCGCATGAACTTCGGGGGGCCGAGCGGATACCAGAGCCTGCGGGCTATCGGGAGCGGCCACAGGATGGGCGCGCCCGAGACGGTGATGGCGTCGCCGATGTCGTGCACCAGTGCCCCGAGCAGGATCGGCAGGCCGAGCCACATGTACGCCTGGCCATCACCTGTGAAGAGCCAGTGCGCCCCGTTCCCGGGCCGGTCGAGGAAGTCGGCGAGCATCCACGCGCTGGTCGCGCCGAGGAGCCAGACGAGCACGTCGCTGGAGACCCGCGCCTGCCGCCACAGCAGCCCCTCGATGGCGAGCACCATGTGTACGAAAAGGATGCCGAGCACGGCCCAGCGTCCGACCGCGACGGCGAGCGCGGAGGCCCCCGCCCCCATGAGGACGGCCCAGACGAGGGTGTGCGTCAGGGTGCGGTGCCCGCCGTTCCTGCGGGGGTCCTTCTTGCCGCGGGTGGCCTTGTAGATCCCGTAGGAGAGGGCGTCCACGAAGGTGCAGAGCGCTTTGCTGACCGGCCCGAAGGCCCTGGATATCGTCGCCGACTTGTGGTCGAGGTCCGGCGCGAGGGCCGCCCCGGCGGTGATGAGCGCACCGACGAGCAGTACCGGCCAGGGCATCTCGTGCCCGTTGGCCTCCGCGAGCGCCCCGACCCCGAGCCAGGCCGCGGCCCCGGAGAGCGAGTGTGCCGGTCCCATCATGAGCGTGTCCCCCACCTTCGACGCACCGCTGTGCAGTTGACGGCCCGTCCCGCTTCCCTTCGCCCGGACGAGCGGTCCCTCACCCTACCGGTCGTGATCTTCGTGCCGTCCGCCGATTCCCCCTCCCCGGCGGCGAAAGGGCAAGATGGGGGCGTGACCCTTATCGATCAGCTCCCTGCGACCCCCGATCCCGACGCCCTCTACGAAGCCTTCGCCTCGTGGACCGAGAGCCGGGGGATCACTCTGTACCCGGCTCAGGAGGAGGCGCTGATCGAGGTGGTCTCGGGGGCGAACGTCATCCTGTCGACGCCGACAGGCTCCGGCAAGAGCCTGGTCGCGGCGGGGGCGCACTTCACCGCGCTCGCGCAGGACAAGGTCACCTTCTACACCGCCCCGATCAAGGCACTCGTCTCGGAGAAGTTCTTCGACCTGTGCAAGATGTTCGGCACCGAGAACGTCGGGATGCTCACCGGCGACGCCTCGGTCAACGCCGACGCCCCCGTGATCTGCTGCACCGCCGAGGTCCTCGCCTCGATCGCGCTGCGCGACGGCAAGGACGCGGACGTCGGCCAGGTCGTCATGGACGAGTTCCACTTCTACGCGGAGCCCGACCGCGGCTGGGCCTGGCAGATCCCGCTGCTCGAACTGCCGCAGGCACAGTTCGTGCTGATGTCGGCGACGCTCGGGGACGTCGCGCTCTTCGAGAAGGACCTCACCCGGCGCACGGGCCGGCCGACGTCCGTCGTGCGCTCCGCGACCCGCCCGGTGCCGCTCTCGTACGAGTACAAGCTGACGCCGCTCACGGAGACGCTGACCGAGCTGCTCGACACGCGGCAGGCGCCGGTCTACATCGTGCACTTCACGCAGGCGCAGGCCGTTGAGCGGGCGCAGGCGCTCATGAGCATCAACATGTGCACGCGCGAGGAGAAGGACCACATCGCGGAGCTGATCGGCAACTTCCGCTTCACCACCAAGTTCGGCCGCAACCTCTCGCGCTATGTACGGCACGGGATCGGGGTGCACCACGCGGGGATGCTGCCGAAGTACCGGC comes from Streptomyces sp. Tu6071 and encodes:
- a CDS encoding ABC transporter transmembrane domain-containing protein; amino-acid sequence: MRIKDLPYADPGNPDVRSGPRFLYWLGRQQRGGQFRALAWGLLNFGSLSALPYPVGIAVEAVSDGGDGAGRRLVLAGLLLALCGAGVALGDVMLHRTAVTNWITAAARIQQLLIRKSAELGSTLTRRVAAGEVVAVSTGDVEKIGWFVEALSRFMAAALTVVLICVGLFFYEPHLALVVAIGAPVVALSVLPLLPPSVRRADVQREKAGRATELASDTVAGLRVLRGIGGEELFLGRYRAASQEVRGAAVRSARLWSLIAAVQVLIPGLLLIAVVWYGVRLAREGTVSVGELVTVYSMVTLLAWPMRHFEEIAMAYSFSRPSARRAARVLALRRVAEPAGGQAESPGGGSGTGMSDAVAYAGLAELYDPLTGLRVPEGRLTAVVCGDPDAAGRLADRLGGHSPEHVAEPSVLLGTVALDGLPLAEARRVVLVQDKDPVLLSGTLRELLDVPSSGAVAPAAALAAAQCADVLAALAQADPDPGASGGDPLRTRITERGRSLSGGQRQRLALARSLVADPDVLVLDEPTSAVDAHTESRIAGGLAALRAGRTTVVLTSSPLLLDAADRVVLVLGDTVVAEGAHRELLAAEPRYRAVVTRETDEERADPGTPREVEAGIEVEVVESRSAVDGPAGGAVVTAPADELPGKDTVRIEETA
- a CDS encoding metal-dependent hydrolase — protein: MMGPAHSLSGAAAWLGVGALAEANGHEMPWPVLLVGALITAGAALAPDLDHKSATISRAFGPVSKALCTFVDALSYGIYKATRGKKDPRRNGGHRTLTHTLVWAVLMGAGASALAVAVGRWAVLGILFVHMVLAIEGLLWRQARVSSDVLVWLLGATSAWMLADFLDRPGNGAHWLFTGDGQAYMWLGLPILLGALVHDIGDAITVSGAPILWPLPIARRLWYPLGPPKFMRFRAGSWVELKILMPVFMALGAVGGLFALNVV
- a CDS encoding ABC transporter ATP-binding protein, translated to MTGPKPPAYDPAAPTTAETLPVGSAATVRAYIGALFRRHRTAFVVLISVNAVAVIASMIGPYLLGDLVGRVSDHADEIHLPRTLGLFALALLVQTVFIRMVRLRGAMLGEEMLADLREDFLVRSVKLPPGVLERAGTGDLLSRITTDIDRLANAMREAVPQLSIGLVWAVLLLGGLVVTAPPLAPAVLVAVPLAVVGCRWYFKRAPSAYRSEAAGYAAVAAALAETVDAGRTVEAHRLGARRVALTDQRVSQWTRWENYTLSLRSVLFPVINVTHTTVLASVLMVGGAFVLQGWIDVGQLTTAALLAQMLVEPVGLILRWYDELQVAQVSLARLVGVRDIEPAAGDESVAPQGRVLDAADVHFGYREGVDVLREVTLAVEPGTRLALVGPSGAGKSTLGRLLAGIYAPRTGAVTLGEAALSEMTAEAVRSHVALVNQEHHVFVGSLRDNLRLARAGTDDEDLWAALAAVDATPWARALDKGLDTEVGSGAATLTPAQAQQIALARLVLADPHTLVLDEATSLLDPRAARHLERSLGKVLEGRTVVAIAHRLHTAHDADIIAVVEDGRISELGSHEELVAAEGAYARLWESWHG